tataacaaatttaatacaattttgctTTTTGGGCTTCaaattctgttataattattgtCCAATGTTAATTGTCCAGAGTTAATcagaaaatttagtaaacaagtatagaatgtatttatattaagaacAAATCATCTTTGTTGCTTTTAATAGCATCTGATTAACTAATCATCTTACGCTACAAAAAAAACAAGATCTATTAGTCATTAACTGCTACATATGTACCATTAACTTTATTCGagcaaatatgatataaaaaaagggggaaaggaatttcaactttaaaatacTGATGCTTGCTTATTTTTAgtgatgtttaaattaaagaaaaagtagattgtgaccaattctttaaaaaaaaattaccttcataGTTGACTTGGCCGTCACCGTCTATATCAGCCTCCCGAATCATTTCATCCACTTCTTCATCAGTCAACTTCTCACCCAGGTTGGTCATCACATGCCTCAACTCAGCAGCACTAATGAAACCATTCCCGTCCTTATCAAAAACTCGGAAAGCTTCTCGGATCTCTTCCTCACTATCTGTGTCCTTCATTTTACGGGCCATCATTGTAAGGAACTCCGGAAAGTCAATTGTACCATTACCTTTACAGATTAACAATCAAATTAGTTAACTTAAATGTATAAACTCCTTCACAGTACACTGAATCCAGATTCAGCatacattaaagaatattttaaaattaaaatgaagcttCATGAAAATGATTATGTTTTAATCTCCGAAAAAAAGCATCAGTTATTCAAACTTGTACTCATTTTCCTACATaatgaagaaaagttaaaattttatcatgctGTCATGGATCATCATTTCAAACAGAAATGTTAAGGTGCTGCATTCAGGATTGGTAATGAAATCAGTTGCACACACAACCATGCACACATGTTATTGTTTACTATACTTtgtgtatgtttatataataatgctGTTATAATAACCCACAAAAGTAATTcaataatcattatattaaaattaattgatttgtggttagtaataaaaaacatttaaaatctcTTCTATTTCAATTATGGAATTCTGTGATTCtggataaataagattttaacaactttttatttctgtactaaagaaaacaaacaaaaaaaaggagttttttttaaaactaaattaatgagcAATAACcattatacataataattgaaattatgagCATTAAGGCACTTTCTACTGAAGACTGCaaaacaataatagaattatttatattcatttaatatgctTCAGTGATTAATTTCATATTCTTGtacaaatacttaataattaatacttaagattaaataagaattaagtattattaatacttaataatactaAGATATTAAgattagaaaacttttttaaggGTAAATTTCTTCAAGACCAAggctattaatgataaaaatcagtCCACCCAATAATCATCTATTAATATAAGGTGGTTTTAAGTGTCAAAGGGTaacatcaaacaaattatttagattaatattatattacacacagacaaataacaaaaatagtcaACACTGCAATGGTAAA
This DNA window, taken from Lycorma delicatula isolate Av1 chromosome 7, ASM4794821v1, whole genome shotgun sequence, encodes the following:
- the LOC142328122 gene encoding calmodulin isoform X1, whose product is MLKDNKLSKADQLTEEQIAEFKEAFSLFDKDGDGTITTKELGTVMRSLGQNPTEAELQDMINEVDADGNGTIDFPEFLTMMARKMKDTDSEEEIREAFRVFDKDGNGFISAAELRHVMTNLGEKLTDEEVDEMIREADIDGDGQVNYEEFVTMMTSK
- the LOC142328122 gene encoding calmodulin isoform X2; protein product: MADQLTEEQIAEFKEAFSLFDKDGDGTITTKELGTVMRSLGQNPTEAELQDMINEVDADGNGTIDFPEFLTMMARKMKDTDSEEEIREAFRVFDKDGNGFISAAELRHVMTNLGEKLTDEEVDEMIREADIDGDGQVNYEEFVTMMTSK